One region of Cinclus cinclus chromosome 1, bCinCin1.1, whole genome shotgun sequence genomic DNA includes:
- the LOC134058034 gene encoding tonsoku-like protein, whose protein sequence is MAGELSAEAAREIRQLQKSKEKLRRLRNSAELAATCNRLGELLATHGRFQEALDEHREELEILESSGDPLGCAVAHRKIGERLAELRRFPEALQHQRRHLDLARELSDPAEQQRAWATIGRTFMFMAEEFPEFQEFPEFPEGSLKNEKIPEILKNSGNFQEVPLAFRRALEAFRNSLDILDTRLEGFLPRRELLRMRSRLLLNLGLLQESLGNCGSSSGLLRDSARLALESQCLEDQFRAHFNLGLLQQRGAEFQESLGSLGKARECARSLGNAELERETQAATAQVLLSLGDFEGARRALRRALALGNPGEAERRRLRHSLRHASRVSRCLSRLSGGDAAVPSASPAVSLCERLGDSLAQLGDFRRAAEYYGKQLALAESLGFEARDLAVIHVSLATTFRDLGEHSRALEHFQKELELRQGEPLEVETVVRRASVSERSSRYRREQQREAIVWQRGGHRDSEDEDRGTPEGTEPHPRGDITGDVGDVSPVPPSLSPHPNGSALSPTSPRCPPTPSGDKSHPHTLADLKRLRAASKTQRPRPENPKNAENPKNPQTPLGDILGDTVGDTVGDTVGDISDPPLLRLTAPVEETPTEKQRCCRVM, encoded by the exons ATGGCGGGCGAGCTGAGCGCTGAGGCGGCGCGGGAGATCCGCC AGTTACAGAAATCCAAGGAAAAGCTGCGGCGCCTCCGGAAttctgctgagctggcagcgaCCTGCAACAgactgggagagctgctggctACACATG GGCGTTTCCAGGAGGCTCTGGatgagcacagggaggagctggaaatTCTGGAATCTTCCGGGGATCCCTTGGGATGCGCCGTGGCCCATCGGAAAATCGGGGAGCGCCTGGCGGAGCTGCGCCGCTTCCCTGAGGCCCTGCAG cACCAACGCCGGCACCTGGATCTCGCTCGGGAGCTCTCGGATCCCGCGGAGCAGCAACGAGCCTGGGCCACCATTGGTAGAACTTTCATGTTCATGGCTgaagaattcccagaattccaagAATTTCCGGAATTTCCGGAAGGATCCTTAAAAAACGagaaaattccagaaattttgaaaaattccgGAAATTTTCAAGAAGTTCCGCTCGCGTTTCGTCGAGCGCTGGAGGCGTTCCGGAATAGCCTGGATATCCTGGACACCAGGTTGgaag gaTTCCTGCCCCGCCGGGAGCTGCTGCGGATGCGGAGTCGCCTCCTGCTCaacctggggctgctgcaggaatcGCTCGGGAACTGCGGCAGCAGCTCCGGCCTCCTCCGGGACAGCGCCCGCCTGGCCCT ggAATCCCAATGTTTGGAAGATCAATTCCGGGCCCATTTTaacctggggctgctgcagcaacGAGGGGCGGAATTCCAGGAATCCCTTGGGAGCCTCGGGAAAGCTCGGGAATGCGCCCGGAGCCTCGGGAATGCTGAGCTCGAGAGGGAAACTCAGGCGGCCACAGCCCAG GTTTTGCTGTCCCTGGGTGACTTTGAGGGCGCCAGGCGGGCGCTGCGCCGGGCGCTGGCCCTGGGCAACCCCGGGGAGGCTGAGAGGAGGCGACTGCGGCACAGCCTGAGGCACG CCTCGCGCGTGTCCCGCTGTCTGTCCCGTCTGTCCGGAGGTGACGCCGCTGTCCCCTCTGCGTCCCCGGCCGTGTCCCTGTGCGAGCGCCTCGGGGACAGCCTGGCCCAGCTCGGGGACTTCCGCAGGGCGGCCGAGTACTACGGGAAACAG ctggccCTGGCTGAATCCCTGGGTTTCGAGGCTCGGGACCTGGCCGTGATCCACGTCTCGCTGGCCACGACGTTCCGGGATCTGGGAGAACATTCCAGAGCTTTGGAGCATTtccagaaggagctggagctgcgcCAGGGGGAGCCCCTGGAGGTGGAAACG GTTGTGCGCCGTGCCAGCGTCTCGGAGCGCTCCAGCCGGTACCGGCGGGAGCAGCAGCGCGAGGCCATCGTGTGGCAGcgagggggacacagggacagcgAGGACGAGGACAGGGGGACACCCGAGGGGACGGAGCCACACCCGcgtggggacatcactggggacgTCGGG GACGTGTCCCCCGTGCCACCCTCGCTGTCCCCTCACCCCAACGGCTCCGCCCTGTCCCCAAcgtcccctcgctgtcccccGACCCCCTCAGGTGACAAAAGCCACCCCCACACCTTGGCCGACCTCAAACGCCTCCGAGCGGCCTCCAAAACCCAACGGCCTCGCCCCGAAAACCCCAAAAACGccgaaaaccccaaaaacccccaaacccctctcGGGGACATCCTTGGGGACACGGTTGGGGACACGGTTGGGGACACGGTTGGGGACATCTCGGACCCTCCT